In the genome of Pyrobaculum islandicum DSM 4184, the window AGCTTGGCGCCCCCGTCTGCCGTCGGCCACGAGGCCAACCTTTATGTAGTGATCCAACCGGTTGACGTCAACAACGACAAGCGCCTTGGGCTCCGTTGGCTTGACTTCTCTAGCGGACACCAAGGCAATATACAGGCCGCCGTAAGTAGGATCCTTCTCACCATCTCTCTTCTCAATGCCCAAAAATGTCAACTTGAGTTTGGCGCCTTCCTGTAGTCTCTCTCTTATCCAAGAGATGCTGCCCTTCTTCAATTTTAAGACAAACGGCGGTATGCCCAACTTCCGCACTCTGACGACACCGCTCTTAAGGTTAACAAAGACGGCCCTACTCATGTCTCTCTCGTTTTCCACTCTCAACTGGCGTTTAACGGAACCGCCCGGTGGAACACCACATCACACCAAAGGAACTTAGCCCACTCTGCAAAGTGTCTCTTAAGTCCATACTTGGAGAACACGTCTTCGATAATCTTATGCGCAAACTCCCGCCTGTCGGGAGTAAGCAAGCAGTCTAGCTCCTCCGACGCGAGCTTGGGCTCCTCCTGTCCCGTGGCCTCTTTCAACAGCCTTTTGGCGTACTCTTCCGTCGCGAGATGTATCCTCGTCGCTAGGTCTAGGACGTCCGGCCGCTCTTCGACGAGTTTCCAAAGGATTCTGATTTTCAACGTCTTGTACGTTTGGCTCATATGCATAAAGGGCGTGGGGGAGGAAAGCTAGTTGAAGAGACTCTCTTTCTACTCCCTCGCTTCACCTGCCTTACAGCGACGACGTGAGGCAGGTGTGTGAAGGAGTCGAAAGGGTGAGTGGGCCGAGCCGCGTCTAGCTTTTTATGCATGTGGCGAGGGAGGTATGGGCCTACTGTTGTTTGTGGTTGGGCTCGTCGTCATGGAGCAACGCCGTGTTGGCTCTGCTCAGTATTCTTCGTGTTTGCTGATACGTTGGCTAAGCTTCTTGCGTGCGACTTCACTTCTCCGATTGAATACATCGTGGCGTTTGACACATTCCTGTTCTGTTTTGCCCTGGTCGTTATTGTATCGTTTATAGATCCCAGACAGGGCACAGACAAATCGCGCGACGCACTTAAAAAGTGACTATGTTCGGCATGTCCGCCACGGCCATCGCCATCTTGTTCATGAACCTCGGATCTCTCACGCCGTTACAAACCGCCAGTCCGGCCCCGGAGAGTCGGCCGGAAGTCATGGTTCAACCGCGCCGACCCCCACCCCCGCGGCCCCAAGGGCGTCAGCGGGAGCGGGCTCGGCGCCACGAGGGGGCGCGATAGTGTAGTTTATATAATGGCTTTTAAAAGCCGCTCGTGCCTACTGCGGAAGATGTTAGGAGGCGAATTGTAGAACATGGCTTGTCTATACGTGATAGAGTTGTGGAAAATCTTCCATATAGCTATAGTGTTATGGTAGAACAGATAAAGTCAATATCGCGCACATATAAGGGTGATTTCGATACATTTTTCTCAAGTCTATCTAACATCAAAGGACTTGACCTATTGATAATATATGTCATGCTTGTAGCATTACTAAGTAGATATAAGGCGCTTAAAGATGATGAACTAAGAAGTCTATCGGCCGCGTTTGAAAAACACATATATGACGTAATTTCTGCGTCAAAACTACGTAGGGTACTTGAAGAAGCCAGTGTAGAAAAAGAGATTTCAAACGAGACAATTTCGGATCTTTTGAGGTCGCTAAACATAGTAAGCAATAAACATAGCACGCTTTATGCTTGGATAGCTAAACAACGGAGACTGTCTAAATTTGAAGATGAGGTTAGAAAGATAATCTTTAAAGGTCGGGGAGGCAGCCGCGTTAGTAGAGGAGCGAGACTCTTCATACGCATTTTTATACATGAAACAAATATACCCCTGGCGTTTAAGATTGTCCATACGCCTGAATACAAAAAATATATACTCCATGGAGATATGTATACGGCGTTAGTTACTTTGAGATCAGGCGCTTTTGAAGATATACCTACTCTTACTTCAGAGAGGATAAAAGCGAGGATTGCCAAGAGGATCCTCTGTGAAGCTAGAGAGGGGGGGTCTAGATGTCGCGATGTAGTATTTAGACTAGAGAGCATACGCGGCTTGATTAGACACGTGGGAAAAATAAGCGGTGACCCCATACTATATGAGAGGGGGGCTTATGACATTGGCATGAAATATTGTAAAGAGCTTAAATGCGACACATGCCCTCTGAGAGATATGTGTAAACGCTATATCTTTATCAAGCTCAAGTAGCATAATGTATTAATAAAGAAGCTATAGCTAAGTCTTATGCTACTAAAAGGAAAGGTCTCTATAGTCACCGCTGCGAGTAGAGGGATAGGGCGTGGCGTTGCGTCTGTACTCGCGAGAGAGGGTTCTGACTTAGTTATCGCCGCCCGCGACTCAGAGAAATTAAAAAATGTAGCCAACGAGTTGTCGTCTAAATATGGAGTTACTGTGATTCCCGTTTCTGCAGATTTGACAAATAGAGGAGATGTAAAACGAGTAGTAGAGGAGACCATCAAGAACTTTGGGAAAGTAGACGTATTAGTCTACAACACAGGACCGCCTAAGCCGGGGACTTTTCTTGAACTCACAGAGGAGGACTGGGACTATGGTGTAAAACTACTATTGATGAGCGCTGTGTGGATAACAAGAGATGTCCTCCCCCATATGATTGAGAGAAGACAAGGCAGATTAATATATATCACATCTAGCACGCTAAAACAGCCGATTCCAACGCTCACACTCTCTAATGTAATTAGAATCTCTCTAGCAGGTTTGGTAAAAACACTAGCATATCAGCTAGGCAGATACAATATCCTCGTCAACGGCATTATGCAGGGATATGTAGACACAGACCGCGTGAGAGAGGTAGCCGCCGCGAGAGCCCAAAGAGAGGGGCGTACCGTCGATGAAGTATTAGAAGAAATGGGAAGAGAGATCCCGCTGGGCAGATTAGCTAAGCCGGAAGAGATAGGAGAGCTCGTGGCCTTCCTAGCCTCCGAAAAAGCTAGCTATATCACAGGCTCTTTAATTTTAATAGACGGGGGACGTACGTTATGTATATAGATTTAACGAGTGGAAAATTTTATCTACAATATCTCTACTTATTTTGAATCCATATTTAATTTCTAGATATGATTTTCTAAATTCAACTACATCACGTTTTATATTGTTGACGTCTTCACCGCGTAATACCCGCGCGATAAATCTCGCAATTTCTCTCATCTCGTCTTTCCCCATGCCGAATCTTGTCATCTCTTGTACGCCTATTCTAATGCCGCTGGGTTTTAACACACTTTTATCCCAAGGTAAGGCGTTTTTATTAACTATGATGTTTGCCTCCTCAAGCAGAGCTGCTACTTTATCGCCTCCGCCGAACTTAGACACATCTACAGCAACTTGATGCGTTTTTGTATAACCCTGTCTCTCGGCCACTGGGGGCACTCCCTCTGCTGCAAGAGCCTCGGCCAGAGCTCTGGCGTTTTCCACAATTCTTGTAGCATATTCTCTTCCAAAAACCTCCATTTCTACAAGTGTTACATATGTTGCGGCATAGCGATGGAGGTGGTAGTTAGAGGTAAAGGTGGGAAAGACCGCTCTCTGTATCTGTGAGTTTTTCTCTTCATCAAGAACAGTGGCTATTACCCCGCCTTGGGGGCCTGGAAATGTCTTATGAGTAGACGCCGTAGTTAAATGCGCGCCTTCTCTCAACGGATTGGGGAAAGCCCCGCCTACGATTAGTCCAAAAACATGTGCAGAGTCGTGAAGTACATATGCCCCTACGGTTTTTGCAACCTCTGCTATTTCTTTAACCGGGTGGGGAAATAGATATAGAGAGGCGCCTAGTATTATTAAGTTAGGCCGTTTCTCCTCTATTAACTTACGTGCCGCATCTACGTCTATGTTAAAGTTTTCCAAATCCCAAGGTAGTTCAACCGCTTTAAGTCTAAGTGCCTTAAGCCCGCCTACAGTGTTATGGCTTATATGGCCGCCGTATTTTATAGGCAACGAAGCCACTGTACCGCCCTCGGGGACTAAGGCAAAGTAGGCCGCTAAGTTAGCTATCGTGCCTGAAATAGGTCTCACATCTACAAACCTCGCGCCTAAGACATTTGCAAATTTTTTCGAAAGCGCGTCTTCCAATATGTCTACATATCTTACACCCTGGTAGTACCTACTCCCAACTATGCCCTCTGCGTATCTACCCGCCAGATCGTTTATATATACCAGTTCCGCAAGTGGCGACATCACATTTTCACTAGCTATTAGATTTATCGTCTCCTTACGTCTCCATGTATTATGCCTAATTACGACATCTAAGATATTTTCCACTTCCTGCGGTAGCATTAAGCCAGCTATAGCCTAGGTTAAATATTTTTACCGAAGTGATACCACTCTTATCTTTGTATATGGGTACTGTCCTCTTTCGTCTTTTTCCCACTTCTTAACCATGTCCCATATGGTGAGAAACGCCACGCCTACTGCAAACAGCGCCTCGGGGCCAGGGGGCACATCCCTAGACTTCACAGTCGCGACAGCAGTAAGTATATCTCTCACATCTATGTCTATTTTGAAGGACTGGATAGATGGACAAGGGCCGCCCATAAGTTCACAAAGCCTTTTTACATTGAGTGCAGCTGCGGTTTGTGCCGCATATATCGGATGTCCTTTATCCACTGGCTTTTTTACTAAGTCAAGGCTCTTTAGCTCCATCTCTCCATACGCCGACGCTACAACATCTCCGTTTCTCACAAGCGGCAACTCCTCCAACTGAGTTATATCTACGGTGGCATAGCCATCGCCTTTTGTTTTAACTTCTACAACGATGTTTTTTATAGTCTCTACGCCAGAGCTCACTGCACCAACTAAAACGCCAAATAACACATCCATTTCGACCCCCGTCTGCCACTCTGTTGAACCCTCGACGTATAATCTCCCATTTTTGCAACTTGCCGAGACAGACAAAGGCAGAGGGTGTAGAAATGGAAGATAGCGATGTGCAAATCTCGCAGCATGTGCCGCAACTGCCGTATTACACCTATCTACTACAACTTCGGCAGACGC includes:
- a CDS encoding SDR family oxidoreductase; this encodes MLLKGKVSIVTAASRGIGRGVASVLAREGSDLVIAARDSEKLKNVANELSSKYGVTVIPVSADLTNRGDVKRVVEETIKNFGKVDVLVYNTGPPKPGTFLELTEEDWDYGVKLLLMSAVWITRDVLPHMIERRQGRLIYITSSTLKQPIPTLTLSNVIRISLAGLVKTLAYQLGRYNILVNGIMQGYVDTDRVREVAAARAQREGRTVDEVLEEMGREIPLGRLAKPEEIGELVAFLASEKASYITGSLILIDGGRTLCI
- the glyA gene encoding serine hydroxymethyltransferase, producing MLPQEVENILDVVIRHNTWRRKETINLIASENVMSPLAELVYINDLAGRYAEGIVGSRYYQGVRYVDILEDALSKKFANVLGARFVDVRPISGTIANLAAYFALVPEGGTVASLPIKYGGHISHNTVGGLKALRLKAVELPWDLENFNIDVDAARKLIEEKRPNLIILGASLYLFPHPVKEIAEVAKTVGAYVLHDSAHVFGLIVGGAFPNPLREGAHLTTASTHKTFPGPQGGVIATVLDEEKNSQIQRAVFPTFTSNYHLHRYAATYVTLVEMEVFGREYATRIVENARALAEALAAEGVPPVAERQGYTKTHQVAVDVSKFGGGDKVAALLEEANIIVNKNALPWDKSVLKPSGIRIGVQEMTRFGMGKDEMREIARFIARVLRGEDVNNIKRDVVEFRKSYLEIKYGFKISRDIVDKIFHSLNLYT
- a CDS encoding cyclic pyranopterin monophosphate synthase MoaC; this translates as MIVDISRKPDVFRYARASAEVVVDRCNTAVAAHAARFAHRYLPFLHPLPLSVSASCKNGRLYVEGSTEWQTGVEMDVLFGVLVGAVSSGVETIKNIVVEVKTKGDGYATVDITQLEELPLVRNGDVVASAYGEMELKSLDLVKKPVDKGHPIYAAQTAAALNVKRLCELMGGPCPSIQSFKIDIDVRDILTAVATVKSRDVPPGPEALFAVGVAFLTIWDMVKKWEKDERGQYPYTKIRVVSLR